One window of Pseudomonas sp. FP198 genomic DNA carries:
- a CDS encoding ABC transporter ATP-binding protein, with protein MNSHQSHGAPLPNTAIAFLWRYVTLRPWHFATLFVLIVGAASCAVAVQFGMKLLVDAMAQGREAAGHVWLPFTVFIALIVVENLFWRSGGYLGCRTVVASCADLRIDLFNHLTGHPMRYFSEHFAGALANRISSAGAAAGSIYGGLAWKIIPPCVDFIGAVVVLFTVRLSMGIALIGAVIVVASLITVMGLRGRSRHIDFASQAARVGGELVDQVSNVWTIKAFSARHRERRRLEQAIGVEAKAQRRSWIYLEKARVLHDICLSIMAGGMLGWSILLWQDGQITPGDVVMVSALSFRILHGSRDLALALVDTSQQMGVIAETLRIIVQPHALSDTPAELEPGRGNIRFIDVSYSYADGRGAIRHLSLDIPAGQKVGIVGPSGAGKSTLVSLVQRLDDVRSGVILIDGRDVRSVSQDSLRSQIAVVPQEPALFNRTIYENIAYGQPDATEAQVIDAARHAYCEEFIRDLPEGFNTLVGERGVMLSGGQRQRLGLARAFLKNAPILILDEATSALDSESEAKVQMALDDLMRGRTVLAVAHRLSTVARFDRILVLQGGRIIEDGSPDELRQREGPFQTLWQAQGMELGKR; from the coding sequence ATGAACAGTCATCAGTCCCATGGCGCGCCGCTGCCGAATACCGCCATCGCGTTTTTGTGGCGATACGTCACCCTCAGGCCGTGGCATTTCGCGACGTTGTTTGTGCTGATCGTCGGGGCCGCCAGTTGCGCCGTGGCGGTGCAGTTCGGCATGAAGCTGCTGGTCGACGCGATGGCCCAGGGCAGGGAGGCGGCCGGGCATGTGTGGCTGCCGTTCACGGTGTTCATCGCGCTGATTGTGGTGGAAAACCTGTTCTGGCGTTCGGGCGGCTACCTGGGCTGCCGGACGGTGGTCGCCAGTTGCGCGGATTTGCGTATCGACCTGTTCAATCACCTGACCGGGCACCCGATGCGCTATTTCTCCGAGCATTTCGCTGGAGCCCTGGCCAACCGGATCTCTTCGGCGGGCGCGGCAGCGGGCTCCATCTATGGTGGCCTGGCCTGGAAAATCATTCCACCTTGCGTCGACTTCATCGGTGCGGTGGTGGTGCTGTTCACCGTGCGGCTTTCCATGGGGATCGCGTTGATCGGCGCGGTGATTGTGGTGGCTTCGCTGATCACCGTGATGGGACTGCGGGGCCGCAGCCGGCACATCGATTTCGCTTCCCAGGCCGCACGCGTCGGTGGCGAGTTGGTGGACCAGGTCTCCAACGTCTGGACGATCAAGGCGTTCTCCGCCCGGCATCGCGAACGGCGCCGGCTCGAACAGGCGATCGGCGTCGAGGCCAAGGCCCAGCGCCGTAGCTGGATCTATCTGGAAAAAGCCCGGGTGTTGCACGACATCTGCCTGTCGATCATGGCTGGCGGCATGCTCGGCTGGTCGATCCTGTTGTGGCAGGACGGACAGATCACCCCAGGTGACGTGGTGATGGTCAGCGCGTTGTCGTTTCGCATCCTGCATGGCTCCCGCGACCTGGCGCTGGCTTTGGTGGATACCTCGCAGCAGATGGGCGTGATTGCCGAGACGTTGCGCATCATCGTCCAGCCACACGCACTCAGCGACACCCCGGCGGAACTGGAGCCCGGGCGCGGCAATATCCGTTTTATCGACGTCAGCTACAGCTATGCCGACGGCCGCGGCGCGATCAGGCATTTGTCCCTGGACATTCCGGCCGGCCAGAAAGTCGGCATCGTCGGGCCGTCGGGCGCGGGCAAGTCGACATTGGTCAGTCTGGTCCAGCGCCTGGACGATGTGCGCAGCGGGGTGATCCTGATCGATGGCCGCGACGTGCGCTCGGTCAGCCAGGACAGCCTGCGCAGCCAGATTGCCGTGGTGCCTCAGGAACCGGCGCTGTTCAATCGGACCATCTACGAAAACATCGCCTATGGCCAGCCCGATGCCACCGAGGCACAGGTCATCGACGCGGCCCGCCATGCCTATTGCGAAGAATTCATCCGCGACCTGCCGGAAGGCTTCAACACCTTGGTCGGTGAGCGCGGCGTGATGCTCTCGGGCGGTCAACGCCAGCGCCTCGGGCTGGCGCGGGCGTTCCTCAAGAACGCACCGATCCTGATCCTCGACGAAGCCACCTCGGCGCTGGATTCGGAATCCGAAGCCAAGGTGCAAATGGCCCTGGACGACCTGATGCGCGGTCGCACCGTGCTGGCAGTGGCGCACCGGCTGTCGACAGTCGCGCGGTTCGACCGGATTCTGGTCTTGCAGGGTGGAAGAATCATCGAAGACGGCTCACCCGATGAACTGCGCCAGCGTGAAGGGCCGTTCCAGACGCTATGGCAGGCCCAAGGCATGGAATTGGGCAAGCGCTAG
- a CDS encoding beta-glucosidase produces MAGYECSTQRRADGRRLDMLAATRHDRWAEQDYRRLADLGIRCARDGLRWHLIEQQPGRYDWSSFLPMLRAAQRCDVQVVWDLCHYGYPDDLDIWRPAFVERFARFAGAVARLMREEGIETAFYSPINEISFWSWAGGDVGYFNPTARQRGMELKHQLVRASIAAIEAIREVTPAARFVQCDPLINVRSLSRRAEDIEAAEAYRMSQFEAWDLLTGRSWPGLGGREEYLDILGVNFYPHNQWFLHGNRIEPGSADYRPLVGMLSEVHQRYRRPLLLSETGAEDTARVPWLHSIGDQLALAIERGIPIAGMCWYPFLDYPGWDDDRYCPTGVFGYADNEGSRASFHPLSMAMQAQQARFASSVATVQMP; encoded by the coding sequence ATGGCCGGCTACGAATGCTCCACCCAGCGCCGTGCCGATGGGCGTCGGCTGGACATGCTCGCGGCGACTCGCCATGACCGTTGGGCCGAACAGGATTACCGCCGGCTCGCCGACTTGGGCATTCGCTGCGCCAGGGATGGCTTGCGTTGGCATCTGATCGAGCAGCAGCCGGGTCGTTATGACTGGAGCAGTTTCCTGCCGATGCTGCGCGCCGCCCAGCGCTGCGATGTGCAAGTGGTGTGGGACCTGTGTCATTACGGCTACCCCGACGACCTGGACATCTGGCGCCCGGCCTTCGTCGAGCGGTTTGCTCGCTTCGCCGGCGCCGTCGCGCGGTTGATGCGCGAGGAGGGGATCGAAACTGCGTTCTACTCGCCGATCAACGAGATCTCTTTCTGGAGCTGGGCCGGCGGCGACGTCGGCTACTTCAACCCCACCGCCCGGCAACGGGGCATGGAGCTCAAGCACCAGTTGGTGCGCGCGAGTATCGCGGCGATCGAGGCGATTCGCGAGGTGACTCCCGCGGCGCGATTTGTCCAGTGCGACCCGCTGATCAACGTGCGGTCCTTATCGCGGCGAGCCGAGGATATCGAGGCCGCCGAGGCGTATCGGATGTCCCAGTTCGAGGCGTGGGACCTGCTCACCGGCAGAAGCTGGCCGGGGCTGGGCGGGCGCGAAGAGTACCTGGATATTCTCGGCGTCAACTTCTACCCGCATAACCAGTGGTTCCTGCACGGCAATCGGATCGAACCGGGCAGCGCGGATTATCGGCCGTTGGTGGGCATGCTCAGCGAAGTCCACCAGCGTTATCGAAGACCCCTGTTGCTCTCTGAGACAGGGGCCGAAGACACCGCCCGCGTGCCCTGGCTGCACTCGATTGGCGATCAGTTGGCGCTGGCCATCGAGCGCGGCATTCCGATAGCAGGCATGTGTTGGTATCCGTTTCTCGATTACCCCGGTTGGGACGATGATCGCTACTGCCCCACTGGCGTGTTTGGCTATGCCGACAACGAGGGCAGCCGCGCGTCTTTTCATCCGTTGTCGATGGCGATGCAGGCGCAGCAGGCGCGGTTTGCTTCGTCCGTGGCCACGGTGCAGATGCCATGA
- the glf gene encoding UDP-galactopyranose mutase, translated as MPTITLDSLDESQGSAPYDYLIVGAGFAGSVLAERLAEGLGKRVLLVDRRDHIGGNAYDHLDEAGVLVHRYGPHIFHTNAQRIVDYLSRFTEWRPYEHRVLAQVDEHRVPIPINLTTLNTLFGLSMDEAQAEAFLAQRAEPVESIRTSEDVVINQIGRELYEKFFRGYTRKQWGLDPSQLDKSVTSRVPTRTNIDDRYFTDQFQMMPLHGYTRMFERMLAHPNIDILLATDFKEVRQRIPYRELVYCGPIDEYFDYCFGHLPYRSLRFQHETLDAPQFQPVAVVNYPDERVPYTRITEYKHLTGQEHPRTSISYEFPCADGDPYYPVPRPENAELYKRYKALADETPGVTFLGRLGTYKYYNMDQVVGQALALYQRIAEGEGVEARAHEVEPG; from the coding sequence ATGCCAACGATAACCCTCGATTCCCTTGATGAGTCCCAGGGCTCCGCGCCGTACGACTACCTGATCGTCGGCGCCGGTTTCGCCGGCAGCGTGCTGGCCGAGCGGCTGGCCGAAGGTTTGGGCAAGCGCGTGCTGCTGGTTGATCGGCGTGATCACATCGGCGGCAATGCATACGATCACTTGGACGAGGCGGGCGTGCTGGTGCATCGCTACGGGCCGCACATCTTCCACACCAATGCCCAGCGCATTGTCGACTACCTGTCGCGGTTCACCGAATGGCGCCCGTACGAGCATCGAGTGCTGGCCCAGGTCGATGAGCACCGGGTGCCGATTCCCATCAACCTGACGACGCTCAACACGCTGTTCGGCTTGTCGATGGATGAAGCGCAGGCCGAGGCCTTCCTGGCGCAGCGGGCGGAGCCGGTCGAGTCGATCCGGACCTCGGAGGACGTGGTCATCAACCAGATCGGCCGCGAGCTCTACGAGAAATTCTTTCGCGGCTACACCCGCAAGCAGTGGGGCCTGGACCCTTCGCAGCTGGACAAATCGGTGACGTCGCGGGTGCCGACACGGACCAACATCGACGATCGGTATTTCACCGACCAGTTCCAGATGATGCCACTGCACGGCTACACGCGGATGTTCGAGCGCATGCTCGCCCATCCGAACATCGATATCTTGCTGGCTACCGATTTCAAAGAGGTTCGCCAGCGCATCCCCTATCGGGAACTGGTCTATTGCGGGCCGATCGATGAGTACTTCGATTACTGCTTCGGCCATCTGCCGTATCGCTCGTTGCGCTTTCAGCATGAAACCCTGGACGCGCCGCAGTTCCAGCCGGTGGCGGTGGTCAACTATCCGGACGAGCGCGTGCCCTATACGCGAATCACCGAGTACAAGCACCTCACCGGGCAGGAGCATCCGCGCACCAGCATCAGCTACGAGTTTCCTTGCGCCGACGGCGACCCTTACTACCCGGTGCCGCGCCCGGAAAACGCCGAGTTGTACAAACGCTACAAGGCCTTGGCCGACGAAACACCCGGGGTGACTTTTCTCGGTCGGCTCGGCACCTACAAGTACTACAACATGGATCAGGTGGTCGGCCAGGCGCTGGCGCTGTATCAGCGCATCGCCGAGGGCGAAGGGGTCGAGGCGAGGGCGCACGAGGTCGAGCCGGGTTGA
- a CDS encoding glycosyltransferase family 1 protein encodes MNQQEQLHPDHSAAPATSLRPTLLCLSHLRWGFVYQRPQHVMSRLARDYDVLFFEEPIFEGRQSAHLENYAVAEGVTVLVPRLPEGLDEAQVIATQRELLDAWLAEHWPSELMLWYLTPMSQAFTDHLEANVVIFDCMDELSAFKFAPPALVEMERRLMAKADVVFTGGYSLWEAKREHHDNVHAMPSSVDITHFAAARQPIPDPADQADIAHPRLGFFGVIDERFDIELVRELATQRPDWNIVLIGPVVKIDPQTLPRLANIHYLGARQYEELPAYLAGWDVALMPFALNESTRFISPTKTPEYLAGGCPVVSTPIRDVINGYGESGVVAIADSPQGFIDAIQAALDLRTQPGVVAQYADKALDGMSWDKTCAQMKEQIECQR; translated from the coding sequence ATGAATCAACAAGAACAACTTCATCCCGACCACAGCGCCGCGCCCGCCACGAGCTTGCGACCTACGCTGTTGTGCCTGTCGCACCTGCGCTGGGGCTTTGTCTATCAGCGGCCGCAACACGTGATGTCGCGATTGGCCAGGGATTACGACGTACTGTTTTTCGAAGAACCGATATTCGAAGGCCGGCAGTCCGCGCACCTGGAAAACTATGCAGTGGCCGAGGGCGTGACGGTGCTGGTGCCCAGGCTCCCCGAGGGGCTGGATGAAGCCCAGGTGATCGCCACCCAGCGCGAATTGCTCGATGCCTGGCTGGCTGAGCACTGGCCGAGTGAGTTGATGCTCTGGTACCTCACGCCCATGAGCCAGGCCTTCACCGATCACCTGGAGGCCAATGTGGTGATTTTCGATTGTATGGACGAGCTCTCGGCCTTCAAGTTTGCGCCGCCCGCGTTGGTGGAGATGGAGCGGCGGCTGATGGCCAAGGCCGATGTGGTGTTCACCGGTGGATACAGCCTCTGGGAGGCCAAGCGCGAGCATCACGACAACGTCCACGCCATGCCCAGCAGCGTTGATATCACGCACTTTGCGGCGGCCAGGCAGCCGATTCCCGACCCGGCGGACCAGGCCGATATCGCTCATCCGCGCCTGGGTTTTTTCGGCGTCATCGATGAGCGTTTTGATATCGAGCTGGTCCGTGAACTGGCAACGCAGCGGCCAGATTGGAACATCGTGTTGATCGGGCCGGTGGTGAAGATCGATCCGCAGACGTTGCCGCGCCTGGCGAATATTCACTACCTGGGCGCCAGGCAATATGAAGAATTGCCGGCGTACCTGGCGGGCTGGGACGTGGCGTTGATGCCATTCGCGTTGAACGAATCCACTCGCTTCATCAGCCCCACCAAGACGCCCGAATACCTGGCGGGCGGATGCCCGGTGGTGTCCACGCCGATCCGCGATGTGATCAATGGCTACGGTGAGAGTGGTGTGGTCGCGATTGCCGATTCGCCCCAGGGATTCATCGACGCGATCCAGGCCGCGCTCGACCTGCGGACCCAGCCAGGAGTGGTCGCGCAGTACGCCGACAAAGCGTTGGACGGCATGTCCTGGGACAAGACCTGTGCGCAGATGAAGGAGCAGATCGAATGCCAACGATAA
- the galE gene encoding UDP-glucose 4-epimerase GalE: MILVTGGAGYIGAHVAVELMNRGDEVVILDNLCNSSRATVQRISDVTGREAFFVHADVRSRRALDRVFREYPIEAVVHCAGLKAVGESVREPLRYFDTNVSGSVTLCQAMAEAGVFNLVFSSSATVYGDCAQMPIAETCPTGQPTNPYGQSKLMAEHVMRSTAASDPRWSIGLLRYFNPIGAHCSGLLGETPTQTPNNLLPYLLQVANGEREVLRIFGSDYPTPDGTGIRDYVHVVDLAEGHLRALEFLREQTGVHVWNLGTGRGYSVLEVVSAFERVTGATVPLAFEARRPGDIARCWADPGKAATQLGWTARHGLERMLEDAWRWQRLNFPRVEPREVVLRSIEQG, translated from the coding sequence ATGATTCTGGTGACAGGTGGTGCGGGTTATATCGGTGCTCATGTGGCGGTCGAGCTGATGAACCGGGGCGACGAGGTGGTGATCCTCGACAACCTGTGCAACAGCTCCCGGGCAACCGTGCAGCGCATATCGGACGTGACGGGCCGTGAAGCGTTTTTTGTCCATGCCGACGTGAGAAGCCGTCGCGCACTGGACAGGGTATTCAGGGAGTACCCCATCGAGGCCGTCGTCCATTGCGCCGGGCTCAAGGCCGTGGGTGAAAGCGTGCGTGAACCGCTGAGGTATTTCGACACGAACGTCAGCGGCAGCGTCACGCTGTGCCAGGCGATGGCCGAAGCTGGCGTGTTCAACCTGGTGTTCAGTTCATCGGCGACGGTCTATGGCGATTGTGCCCAGATGCCCATCGCCGAAACCTGCCCGACCGGGCAGCCGACCAACCCGTACGGCCAGTCGAAACTGATGGCCGAACACGTCATGCGCAGCACCGCCGCCTCCGACCCTCGCTGGTCAATCGGCTTGCTGCGCTACTTCAACCCCATCGGCGCGCATTGTTCAGGCCTGTTGGGAGAGACGCCGACGCAGACGCCCAACAACCTTTTGCCGTACCTGCTGCAGGTGGCCAACGGCGAGCGTGAGGTGCTGCGGATTTTCGGCTCCGACTACCCGACGCCGGATGGCACCGGGATCAGGGATTATGTGCATGTGGTGGATCTGGCCGAGGGGCATTTGCGGGCTCTGGAATTCCTGCGCGAACAAACGGGTGTGCACGTCTGGAACCTGGGCACCGGGCGTGGTTATTCGGTGCTGGAGGTGGTCAGTGCTTTCGAGCGGGTGACCGGGGCGACCGTGCCGCTGGCTTTTGAAGCGCGTCGTCCGGGGGACATTGCGCGGTGCTGGGCGGATCCTGGCAAGGCGGCCACGCAATTGGGCTGGACGGCACGTCATGGGCTTGAGCGGATGCTGGAGGATGCCTGGCGCTGGCAGCGCTTGAATTTTCCTCGGGTCGAGCCGCGGGAGGTGGTTTTGCGGAGTATCGAGCAAGGGTGA
- a CDS encoding SOS response-associated peptidase family protein yields MCECFVQPVSSKDSLAFFAQREPFSANSSSLSADSLHAAASPALHERQSVIKPNMQVSAIRNRGGRLECIKVRWGWSPVWSMGTMPPLTHLPLHLVMRSKVFDRIKRDGRVLVAVDGWFEAATETAAHTQSKRLSYTTSRQSSPIFLAALAQASETPNGCDGLALVTYGDMVNQQQRLLAFTGENALEWLRPELDWEQARDMAAHVAVDEPQLEHVLTAKRMVQGRR; encoded by the coding sequence ATGTGTGAATGTTTCGTTCAGCCTGTCTCTTCCAAGGATTCCCTGGCGTTCTTTGCCCAGCGCGAGCCCTTCAGTGCCAACTCATCGAGCTTGTCCGCCGACAGTCTTCACGCCGCGGCGTCGCCCGCGTTGCATGAGCGACAAAGCGTGATCAAGCCGAACATGCAGGTCAGCGCCATACGCAACCGTGGCGGGCGGCTGGAGTGCATCAAGGTGCGCTGGGGGTGGTCGCCCGTCTGGTCGATGGGCACGATGCCGCCGCTGACCCACCTGCCGTTGCACCTGGTGATGCGCTCCAAGGTGTTCGACCGGATCAAGCGCGACGGTCGCGTCCTGGTGGCGGTGGATGGTTGGTTCGAAGCCGCCACGGAGACTGCCGCGCACACCCAGTCCAAGCGCCTGAGCTATACGACGTCGCGGCAATCCTCACCGATCTTCCTCGCCGCCCTGGCCCAGGCCAGTGAAACGCCCAACGGCTGTGACGGGCTGGCCCTGGTGACCTACGGCGACATGGTCAATCAACAACAGCGATTGCTGGCCTTCACCGGCGAGAACGCCCTCGAATGGTTGCGCCCGGAGCTGGATTGGGAACAGGCCCGCGACATGGCCGCGCACGTGGCGGTCGACGAACCGCAACTGGAGCATGTGCTGACCGCCAAGCGGATGGTCCAGGGCCGACGGTGA
- a CDS encoding RidA family protein produces MANQDITFTPDPDADSISSDVAGFGGLLVSTQIPTRADGSLELGDITAQSECTLQALKTALERAGSSMDRVLHLTIYLTDMADRAAFNEVYKRFFAKPWPVRAAVGVAALAVEGMKVEVTALAAKG; encoded by the coding sequence ATGGCGAACCAAGACATCACGTTCACCCCCGACCCGGACGCAGACTCCATCTCCTCCGACGTCGCCGGTTTCGGCGGCCTGCTGGTTTCCACCCAGATCCCGACCCGCGCCGACGGCAGCCTGGAGCTGGGCGACATCACGGCGCAGAGCGAGTGCACGTTGCAGGCGCTCAAGACCGCCCTCGAACGCGCCGGCAGCTCCATGGACCGCGTGTTGCACTTGACCATCTACCTGACCGACATGGCCGATCGCGCGGCTTTCAATGAAGTCTACAAACGCTTCTTCGCCAAGCCCTGGCCAGTGCGCGCCGCGGTCGGCGTGGCGGCGCTGGCGGTGGAAGGCATGAAAGTGGAAGTGACGGCGCTGGCGGCGAAGGGCTGA
- a CDS encoding L-lactate permease, which translates to MVWQQVYDPFGNAVLSTLLAAVPVVVMLAALAFFHVKAHLAALYALASALLIAIFAFGMPADMAGSAALYGAANGLLPIGWIVLNIIFLHRLTTENGSFKVLQDSLARITDDRRLQLLLIAFCFGAFFEGAAGFGTPVAVTGAILIGLGFSPLAASGLALIANTAPVAFGALGTPIITLAKVTGLDEMELSMMVGRQLPFFSVIVPFWLIWAFAGWRKMLEVWPAILVAGVSFAIPQFLVSNYHGPMLVDVIAALISMACLTGFLKVWKPATVHTSAALSGRHDDSKIDASEQQTPVASGAFASDNRPAVLRAWMPWIILTVFVFAWGTQGFKNLFDTRPAIDPQTQSARLDPQGKPMREANPIFSPLLTFGTIHQQIEKVPPVVPQPKTEEAVYKFNWFTATGSGIFLAAILGGLLMGYSIPQLARQYLRTLWVVRYSLITIVAMLALGFLTRYSGLDATMGLAFAATGIFYPMFGTLLGWLGVALTGSDTASNVLFGGLQRVTAEQLGISPVLMAAANSSGGVMGKMVDAQSIVVASTATRWYGHEGEILRYVFFHSVVLAILVGGLVTLQAYVEPFSHMVVGGK; encoded by the coding sequence ATGGTCTGGCAACAAGTCTACGATCCCTTCGGTAATGCGGTGCTGTCGACGCTCCTGGCGGCGGTTCCGGTGGTGGTGATGCTGGCGGCCCTGGCGTTCTTTCATGTCAAGGCGCACCTGGCGGCGTTGTACGCCCTGGCCTCGGCGTTGCTCATCGCGATTTTCGCCTTTGGCATGCCCGCCGACATGGCCGGTTCGGCGGCCCTTTATGGTGCGGCCAACGGCCTGTTGCCGATCGGCTGGATCGTGCTCAACATCATCTTCCTGCACCGGCTGACTACCGAGAACGGTTCGTTCAAGGTCCTGCAGGATTCCCTGGCGCGCATCACCGACGACCGACGCCTGCAATTGCTGCTGATCGCCTTCTGTTTCGGCGCCTTCTTCGAGGGCGCGGCGGGCTTCGGCACGCCGGTGGCGGTGACCGGGGCGATCCTGATCGGGCTGGGCTTTTCGCCCCTCGCCGCCTCGGGCCTGGCGCTGATCGCCAACACCGCGCCAGTGGCGTTCGGCGCGCTGGGTACGCCGATCATCACGCTCGCCAAGGTCACCGGGCTGGATGAAATGGAGCTGTCGATGATGGTCGGTCGGCAGTTGCCGTTTTTCTCGGTGATCGTGCCGTTCTGGCTGATCTGGGCGTTTGCCGGTTGGCGCAAGATGCTCGAAGTCTGGCCGGCGATCCTGGTGGCCGGCGTCAGCTTCGCCATCCCGCAATTCCTGGTGTCGAACTACCACGGCCCGATGTTGGTGGACGTGATTGCCGCGCTGATTTCCATGGCCTGCCTGACCGGTTTTCTCAAGGTCTGGAAACCGGCCACGGTGCATACCTCGGCGGCGTTGTCAGGCCGCCACGATGATTCGAAGATCGACGCCAGCGAGCAGCAGACCCCGGTGGCCAGCGGCGCCTTCGCCAGCGATAACCGCCCCGCCGTGCTACGGGCGTGGATGCCGTGGATCATCCTCACGGTCTTCGTGTTTGCCTGGGGCACCCAGGGCTTCAAGAATCTGTTCGACACCCGGCCGGCCATCGACCCGCAGACCCAATCGGCCAGGCTCGATCCCCAGGGCAAGCCAATGCGCGAGGCGAATCCGATCTTCTCGCCGCTGCTGACCTTCGGCACCATCCACCAGCAAATCGAAAAGGTCCCGCCGGTGGTGCCCCAGCCGAAAACCGAGGAAGCGGTCTACAAGTTCAACTGGTTTACCGCCACCGGCAGCGGCATCTTCCTGGCGGCCATTCTCGGCGGCTTGCTGATGGGCTATTCGATCCCGCAACTGGCGCGCCAATACCTGCGAACGCTGTGGGTGGTGCGCTATTCGCTGATCACCATTGTCGCCATGTTGGCGTTGGGTTTTCTCACCCGCTATTCGGGCCTGGATGCGACCATGGGCCTGGCGTTCGCCGCGACCGGCATCTTCTATCCGATGTTCGGCACGCTGCTGGGCTGGCTCGGCGTGGCGCTGACCGGTTCGGACACGGCGTCCAACGTGCTGTTCGGCGGTTTGCAACGCGTCACGGCAGAGCAGTTGGGAATCAGCCCGGTGTTGATGGCCGCCGCCAACAGTTCCGGCGGGGTGATGGGCAAGATGGTCGACGCCCAGTCGATCGTGGTCGCCTCCACCGCGACCCGCTGGTACGGCCACGAAGGGGAAATCCTGCGCTACGTGTTTTTCCACTCGGTGGTGCTGGCGATTCTGGTGGGCGGGCTGGTGACGTTGCAGGCGTATGTGGAGCCCTTCAGTCACATGGTGGTGGGAGGAAAGTAA
- a CDS encoding polysaccharide lyase family 7 protein, with protein sequence MIDVTVWSVTLPVQTPAQVVATKAMPSLNNKYFDNNGQRIIFWAPVTGSHTGNSDYPRSELRETSKDGKHRNWRYNSGTNTLKGELSVNQVPSEGRVVVAQIHAKEAPTPLLKLVYRYEKGIGNIDVEYRFKPKDKKSPVIMTVPKVPLNKSFSYTLQMDKQGQLSVMIGSSGKQVKLDKSWQGYDFYFKAGVYTLDNKGSTSEGGKVTYTKLSASHK encoded by the coding sequence ATGATTGACGTGACTGTCTGGAGCGTTACCCTGCCGGTGCAAACGCCCGCGCAGGTCGTGGCGACCAAAGCCATGCCGAGTTTGAACAACAAGTATTTCGACAATAACGGCCAGAGGATCATCTTCTGGGCGCCTGTCACCGGCTCCCATACCGGTAACAGCGATTACCCGCGTTCCGAACTGCGGGAAACCAGCAAAGACGGGAAACATCGCAACTGGCGCTACAACAGCGGCACCAACACTCTCAAGGGGGAGTTGTCGGTGAACCAGGTGCCTTCGGAAGGCCGTGTGGTGGTGGCGCAGATTCACGCCAAGGAGGCGCCGACGCCGTTGTTGAAACTGGTTTACCGCTACGAAAAAGGCATCGGCAATATCGACGTGGAATACCGCTTCAAGCCCAAGGACAAAAAAAGCCCGGTGATCATGACCGTGCCCAAGGTGCCGTTGAACAAATCGTTTTCGTACACGCTGCAAATGGACAAGCAAGGCCAACTGTCGGTAATGATCGGCAGCAGTGGCAAACAGGTGAAACTGGACAAGTCCTGGCAAGGCTACGATTTCTACTTCAAGGCCGGCGTCTACACCTTGGATAACAAGGGCAGCACCAGTGAAGGCGGAAAAGTGACCTACACCAAACTGAGCGCCAGCCACAAGTGA